The genomic DNA CTGGGACCCCCGCACCAAGCACGCCCTGCTGCGCGCGTACGAGACGGACCGCGCCGTGTATGAAGTGCTGTACGAGGCCAGACACCGTCCGGACTGGCTTCCCGTACCCATGGCGGCGATCGAACGTCTCGCCGTCCGAGGAGGCTGAACTCCGTGGCCCTGCACGACACTTCACCTCAGGAGACGGGCGGCCCGTCCACGACCGACGGTCCGGAGACGGGCGAGCCGATCGCGTCCACGACGCCGGGTGCCTGCGGCTCGACCGCACCTGGTGCACCGGAAGCGGACAGCCCGACCGCGCCCGTTCCGGTCCCCCCGAGCAGCGCGAGCGGCACCGCCTCACCCGCCCCCCTGGACCCGGCCGACCGCGACCGTCTCCTCGCCGGTGCCCATCACGACCCGCACGCCCTGCTCGGCGCGCATCCGGTGCCGGGTGGGATCGCGTTCCGGGCGTTGCGGCCGTACGCCCGTGCCGTGAGCGTCGTGATCGGCGGGGTGCGCAGCCCGCTCGCCTCGGACGGGGGCGGGCTCTTCTCCGGTGTGCTGCCGCTCGACGCGCTGCCGGCGTACACGCTGCTGGTGTCGTACGCGGAGGGGGACGAGCGCGAGGTCCACGATCCGTACGGCTTTCTGCCCGCCCTCGGTGAACTGGACCTGCACCTCGTCAAGGAGGGGCGGCACGAGGAGTTGTGGAAGGCGCTCGGCGCGGAGCCGATGACCCACGGCGGGGTGCCCGGCACCCGTTTCGCCGTGTGGGCGCCGAACGCCCAAGGGGTGCGTGTCGCGGGGGACTTCAGCTCCTGGGACGGGACCGCCTTCCCCATGCGGTCGCTCGGCTCGTCGGGGGTGTGGGAGCTGTTCCTGCCGGGTGTGGGCGAGGGCGCGCGCTACAAGTTCGAGATCACCTCCCGGAGTGGCGAGCGCTTCCTCAAGGCCGACCCGATGGCTCGCCGCACGGAGGTACCGCCCGCCACGGCGTCCATCGTGACGGCCTCGCACTACGAGTGGGGCGACGAGGACTGGCTCGCGCGACGGACCGAAACCCCGGTCCACGAGGCGCCGTTCTCCGTGTACGAGGTGCATCTCGCCTCCTGGCGAGCAGGATTGACGTACCGTCAGCTCGCCGTCGAACTCCCCGCCTATGTGAACGAACTGGGCTTCACCCACGTCGAGTTCATGCCGGTCACCGAGCATCCCTTCGGCGGTTCCTGGGGCTACCAGGTGACCGGCTTCTACGCCCCGACCTCCCGCCTCGGCACCCCGGACGACTTCAAGTTCCTCGTCGACGCCCTGCACCGGGCCGGCATCGGCGTGATCATGGACTGGGTTCCGGCGCATTTCCCCAAGGACGACTGGGCGTTGGCCCGGTTCGACGGGGAGCCGTTGTACGAGCCCGGAGACACGCGGCGGGCCGAGCACCCGGACTGGGGGACGTACGAGTTCGACCTCGGGCGGACCGAAGTACGCAACTTCCTTGTGGCGAACGCCGTCTACTGGTGCCAGGAGTTCCACATCGACGGCCTGCGCGTGGACGCGGTCGCCTCGATGCTCTACCTCGACTACTCACGCGACTCGGGCCAGTGGACCCCGAACGTGCACGGCGGGCGCGAGGACCTGGACGCGGTCGCCTTCCTCCAGGAGATGAACGCGACGGTGTACCGCCGGGTGCCCGGTGTCGTGACGATCGCCGAGGAGTCCACCGCCTGGGACGGGGTGACACGGCCGACCGACACCGGCGGGCTGGGGTTCGGGCTGAAGTGGAACATGGGCTGGATGCACGACTCGCTGGGCTACATGGCGCACGAGCCCGTCCACCGGAAGTTCCACCACCACGAGATGACGTTCTCCATGGTGTACGCGTACAGCGAGAACTACGTCCTGCCGATCTCCCACGACGAAGTCGTCCACGGGAAGCGGTCGTTGGTGTCGAAGATGCCGGGCGACTGGTGGCAGCAGCGCGCCGACCACCGGGCGTATCTGGGGTTCATGTGGGCCCACCCCGGCAAGCAACTCCTCTTCATGGGCCAGGAGTTCGCCCAGGGCGCCGAGTGGTCCGAGTCCCACGGCCCCGACTGGTGGCTCCTCGACCCGGCCTACGACGCCGCACCCGACCACCGGGGCGTCCAGCACCTCGTCCACGACCTCAACACGGTCTACCGCGCGACTCCCGCCCTGTGGCAGCGCGACACCGACCCCGGTGGGTTCCGCTGGGTGACGGGTGACGCGGCCGAGGACAACGTCTTCGCCTTCCTCCGCTACGACACCGACGGGTCCCCGCTGCTCGCCGTCAGCAACTTCTCCCCCGTCGTGCGCCACGACTACCGTCTCGGCGTCCCGGGCGACATCCCCGCCTGGCGGGAGAGCCTCAACACGGACCGGGCCGTCTACGGTGGAAGCGATGTCGTCAATCCCGACCCGGTCAAACCGGAGGAAGGCCATATCCGGCTCACTCTTCCGCCCCTGGCGACGGTGTGGTTGACCCCTGGGTGACCTGCTTCGGCGTCCGGCCGGCCGAAATCACAAACTCCGCATGGGCAGTTCCTGGTTCCCCTCACCAAACGCTCACACCTGGGCTACATTCGAGCACCGTCGATAACAGTAATGATCGGCCAAGTCACGCCCCGTACAACCCAGGAGCAGCGCATGCGCGACTTCGCCGTCGCTCCACCCCCCACCTCCACCCACAACGGCGGCCTCGCCGACAGCATCTTCGAGACCGCGGTCCTCAACCCCACCCTTCCGCTGATCGCGCGCCGGTCCGACCCGTCCTCCGAGGTGTGGGAGGAGGTGACCGCCGTGGAGGTGCGGGACGAAGTCGTCGATCTGGCCAAGGGGTTGATCGCCTCCGGGATCTCACCGGGCAGCCGGGTCGCGATCATGGCCCGCACCCGTTACGAGTGGACGGTGCTCAGCCACGCCCTGTGGGCGGTCGGCGCCGAGGTCGTGCCGGTGCATCCGACGTCCTCGCGGGAGCAGGTCGAGTGGATCCTGCGGGACGCCAACTGTGTGGCCGTGGTCGTGGAGGACGAGCAGGGCATCATGACCGTCGGCACGGTGTGTGCCGCGCTGCCGCTGCTGCGGCACGTCTGGCAGTTGGACGCCGGGGCCCTGGCCCAGATCGTCGAGCGGGGCACGTACATACCCCAGACCACGGTGGACTCGCTGCGCCGGATCGTGATGCCGGACTCGACCGCGGTCATTGCCTACACCTCGGGCACCTCGGGCCGCCCCATGGGCTGCGCGCTGAGCCACCGCAGCCTCGCCAGCCCCTGCGACACGCTGCTCGCGGGCTGGTCGCACACGGCGGCGCTGCCGGGGGAACAGCCGGCCGTCCTGGCCTTCCTGCCCTTCTCGCACGTGTACGGCCTGATGATCCAGGGG from Streptomyces sp. NBC_01478 includes the following:
- the glgB gene encoding 1,4-alpha-glucan branching enzyme → MDPADRDRLLAGAHHDPHALLGAHPVPGGIAFRALRPYARAVSVVIGGVRSPLASDGGGLFSGVLPLDALPAYTLLVSYAEGDEREVHDPYGFLPALGELDLHLVKEGRHEELWKALGAEPMTHGGVPGTRFAVWAPNAQGVRVAGDFSSWDGTAFPMRSLGSSGVWELFLPGVGEGARYKFEITSRSGERFLKADPMARRTEVPPATASIVTASHYEWGDEDWLARRTETPVHEAPFSVYEVHLASWRAGLTYRQLAVELPAYVNELGFTHVEFMPVTEHPFGGSWGYQVTGFYAPTSRLGTPDDFKFLVDALHRAGIGVIMDWVPAHFPKDDWALARFDGEPLYEPGDTRRAEHPDWGTYEFDLGRTEVRNFLVANAVYWCQEFHIDGLRVDAVASMLYLDYSRDSGQWTPNVHGGREDLDAVAFLQEMNATVYRRVPGVVTIAEESTAWDGVTRPTDTGGLGFGLKWNMGWMHDSLGYMAHEPVHRKFHHHEMTFSMVYAYSENYVLPISHDEVVHGKRSLVSKMPGDWWQQRADHRAYLGFMWAHPGKQLLFMGQEFAQGAEWSESHGPDWWLLDPAYDAAPDHRGVQHLVHDLNTVYRATPALWQRDTDPGGFRWVTGDAAEDNVFAFLRYDTDGSPLLAVSNFSPVVRHDYRLGVPGDIPAWRESLNTDRAVYGGSDVVNPDPVKPEEGHIRLTLPPLATVWLTPG